From Psychrobacillus sp. FSL K6-2836, a single genomic window includes:
- a CDS encoding LytR/AlgR family response regulator transcription factor → MDFRREQLKQYSLIMEEWVPKEASIAIAAGDQYIYYLAGAHDLHVKEGQKIQTNSIADLVLKKGCRTEAVLVDTLFQVPYYGIGYPIEINGEKAALVVILPPHHAVPITSPYKFLTGKQEDEWKPIPIEKVSHIESLQKKTWFYANKEPYKISIPLKDLQLRLPDSFLRIHRSYIVNVSFIDRIVRDFSSNLLVQLQDGTELPVSQSYITDVRTALGF, encoded by the coding sequence GTGGATTTTAGAAGGGAACAACTAAAACAGTACAGTTTAATAATGGAGGAATGGGTTCCGAAAGAAGCCTCTATTGCTATAGCAGCAGGGGATCAATATATTTATTATTTGGCAGGGGCACATGATCTTCATGTAAAAGAAGGACAAAAAATCCAAACTAATAGTATTGCAGATTTAGTACTAAAAAAAGGATGTAGAACAGAAGCTGTACTGGTGGACACATTATTTCAGGTACCATATTACGGAATAGGATATCCGATAGAAATTAACGGAGAGAAGGCTGCATTAGTTGTTATACTCCCTCCTCATCACGCAGTACCTATTACTTCTCCTTATAAGTTTTTGACCGGGAAGCAAGAGGATGAGTGGAAGCCTATCCCAATCGAAAAAGTTTCCCATATAGAAAGTCTCCAAAAAAAGACATGGTTCTATGCCAATAAGGAACCTTATAAAATAAGTATCCCCCTGAAAGATTTACAACTACGACTACCCGATAGCTTTTTACGGATCCATCGCTCTTATATTGTAAATGTTTCATTCATTGACCGAATCGTCCGCGATTTTTCTTCCAATTTATTAGTACAGTTACAGGATGGGACCGAGTTGCCTGTGAGTCAGTCTTATATCACTGATGTTCGTACTGCGTTGGGGTTTTAA
- a CDS encoding hemolysin family protein: MTILNLTIFVILLALTGFFVATEFAIVKVRQSRIDQIVAEGRKGSLAAKHVTTHLDEYLSACQLGITVTALGIGMVGESTFEFILHPLFASIGIGTDYIHYFTIGGAFAIATFLHVVVGELAPKTVAIQKAEAVTLVFAKPIMIFYKILYPFIWFLNGSARVLVGLFGMKPASEHELSHTEEELRLLLADSYKSGEINQNELKYVNNVFEFDDRIAREIMVPRTKIIGFEKKSTFHDVLTIISEERYTRYPVYEGDRDNIIGFINIKDFLTQGINNRITSESFDIEKFMNPVINTIESTPINDLLLKMQKERTHIAILLDEYGGTSGLVTVEDILEEIVGEIRDEYDGDEIADIRKLADGHYIIHTNVLLNDVAKLLRINLENPDVDTIGGWYYTQDIELAEENHIEQGGYIFSIYEKEDNQLSFIEVKKTTTFA; this comes from the coding sequence TTGACCATATTAAATTTAACAATCTTTGTAATATTACTAGCATTAACCGGATTCTTTGTAGCAACAGAATTTGCGATTGTAAAAGTACGACAATCAAGAATTGATCAAATTGTTGCGGAAGGTCGTAAAGGATCACTTGCTGCAAAACATGTAACCACACATTTAGATGAATATTTATCAGCCTGTCAGTTAGGAATTACGGTTACAGCTCTTGGTATTGGTATGGTAGGTGAATCGACATTCGAATTCATTTTACATCCTTTATTTGCAAGCATCGGTATTGGTACAGATTATATTCACTATTTCACTATTGGTGGCGCATTTGCAATTGCAACTTTTTTGCACGTAGTTGTCGGAGAATTGGCACCTAAAACGGTGGCAATTCAAAAGGCTGAAGCAGTGACACTAGTTTTTGCGAAGCCAATAATGATTTTCTACAAAATTTTGTATCCATTTATTTGGTTTTTAAATGGATCTGCACGGGTTTTAGTTGGTCTATTCGGTATGAAACCAGCTTCTGAACACGAGTTGTCGCATACGGAGGAAGAGCTTCGTCTCTTGCTTGCTGATAGCTACAAAAGCGGTGAGATTAATCAGAACGAATTAAAATATGTTAATAATGTCTTTGAATTTGATGATCGTATTGCTCGTGAAATTATGGTACCCCGTACTAAAATTATTGGATTTGAAAAAAAATCTACTTTCCATGATGTATTAACCATTATTTCAGAAGAGCGCTATACACGATATCCTGTCTATGAAGGAGATCGAGACAATATAATCGGTTTTATTAATATTAAAGACTTTTTGACACAAGGTATTAACAATCGAATTACATCAGAGTCCTTCGATATAGAAAAGTTTATGAATCCTGTCATAAATACAATTGAGTCAACTCCTATCAATGACTTGTTATTGAAAATGCAAAAAGAACGTACACATATAGCTATTCTTTTGGATGAGTACGGTGGTACATCAGGGCTTGTAACAGTAGAAGATATTTTAGAAGAAATTGTTGGAGAAATTCGCGATGAATACGATGGTGATGAAATTGCAGATATTCGCAAGTTAGCAGATGGCCATTATATTATTCATACAAATGTTTTACTTAACGATGTAGCAAAATTGTTAAGGATTAATTTAGAAAATCCTGATGTAGATACTATTGGTGGCTGGTATTACACACAAGATATTGAACTAGCAGAGGAAAATCATATTGAACAAGGTGGCTATATATTTTCAATTTATGAAAAAGAAGATAATCAATTAAGTTTTATAGAAGTGAAAAAAACTACTACTTTTGCATAG
- a CDS encoding DMT family transporter, whose amino-acid sequence MTVLPYIFVLFGAILWGTTGTAQTFLPDSAHPFIISAGRSATGGLFLLIVMVLLKKIKFRSWPWKKTLYAAICISLFQLLFFSSVRLTGVAIASVVAIGSAPVFSGLIEWAFLKMRPTKVWGISTALAIIGCMFLFITKGEVSINPLGILYSLVAGIIFALYTMTSKSLLQKEEAISVVAMTFSFSALLLTPFYFIFDVSWLKDAGNVGIIFYLGIATTSIAYVLYGWGLRKIPASSALTLSLAEPTTAALLGVIVVGEILSATSWVGIGLLLGSIAILTFGSKANSVQKENEGKMSF is encoded by the coding sequence TTGACCGTATTACCATATATATTTGTGTTATTTGGTGCTATTTTGTGGGGCACAACAGGAACTGCACAAACATTCCTACCAGACAGTGCACACCCATTTATCATTAGTGCTGGACGTTCTGCAACGGGGGGATTATTCCTTCTGATCGTTATGGTTTTATTAAAAAAAATTAAATTCCGTTCATGGCCCTGGAAAAAAACGCTCTACGCCGCAATTTGTATTTCATTGTTTCAGCTCTTATTCTTTTCATCGGTTCGTTTGACAGGGGTAGCGATAGCGAGTGTGGTTGCTATCGGAAGTGCTCCAGTGTTTTCAGGTTTAATTGAATGGGCATTTTTAAAGATGCGTCCTACAAAAGTTTGGGGAATTTCCACGGCTCTAGCTATTATTGGCTGTATGTTTTTGTTTATTACAAAAGGTGAAGTGAGCATTAATCCATTAGGAATTTTATACTCATTAGTCGCTGGAATTATTTTTGCTTTGTATACAATGACGAGCAAATCTTTGTTGCAAAAAGAAGAAGCTATATCCGTAGTTGCAATGACCTTCTCGTTTAGCGCATTATTGTTAACACCTTTCTATTTCATATTTGATGTAAGTTGGTTGAAGGATGCTGGAAATGTAGGAATCATTTTTTATTTGGGAATAGCAACCACTAGTATTGCTTATGTATTATACGGATGGGGGCTTCGGAAAATCCCTGCTTCCTCCGCTTTAACTTTGTCCTTGGCAGAACCGACTACGGCAGCTTTACTTGGTGTAATCGTAGTGGGCGAAATTCTGAGCGCAACATCTTGGGTAGGGATTGGTCTATTGCTTGGGAGTATAGCTATTTTAACGTTTGGGAGTAAAGCTAATAGCGTACAGAAAGAAAATGAAGGTAAAATGTCTTTCTAG
- the aceA gene encoding isocitrate lyase, protein MSKRQQQVEELQQQWQEEGRWNGIERPYSAEDVVKLRGSVIIEQTLARKGANRLWKSLHQEDFINALGALTGNQAVQQVKAGLQAIYLSGWQVAADANLSGQMYPDQSLYPANSVPAVVKRINQALQRADQIDQAEGREDEFDWFAPIIADAEAGFGGPLNVFELMKGMIEAGAAGVHLEDQLASEKKCGHLGGKVLLPTQNAIRNLVSARLAADVMGVPTVLIARTDADAADMVTSDIDPRDADFLTGERTPEGFFKTKPGIDQAIARGLAYAPYADLIWCETSHPSLEEAKQFSDAIHAEYPGKLLAYNCSPSFNWEANLDQETIAKYQVELGKMGYKFQFVTLAGFHALNHSMFELAHEYKTNGMAAYSKLQQAEFANEAKGYTATKHQREVGTGYFDEISQIVSGGNSSTTAMKGSTEVAQFA, encoded by the coding sequence ATGTCAAAAAGACAACAACAGGTAGAAGAGCTTCAACAACAATGGCAAGAGGAAGGTCGTTGGAACGGAATTGAACGTCCATATTCAGCAGAGGATGTAGTGAAACTACGAGGATCTGTCATCATTGAACAAACATTAGCTCGTAAAGGAGCAAATCGTTTATGGAAGTCACTTCACCAAGAAGACTTCATCAATGCCCTAGGAGCTTTAACGGGTAACCAGGCAGTTCAACAGGTAAAGGCTGGTCTTCAAGCAATTTATTTAAGTGGTTGGCAAGTGGCTGCAGATGCCAACCTTTCGGGTCAAATGTATCCGGACCAAAGTTTATACCCAGCAAACAGTGTCCCGGCAGTAGTTAAGCGCATTAACCAAGCGTTACAACGTGCAGATCAGATCGATCAGGCAGAAGGTAGAGAAGATGAGTTCGACTGGTTCGCACCTATTATTGCAGACGCGGAAGCTGGATTTGGTGGACCATTAAATGTCTTCGAATTAATGAAAGGGATGATTGAAGCTGGAGCAGCTGGCGTACATTTAGAAGATCAGCTTGCTTCTGAAAAGAAGTGTGGTCACCTTGGAGGGAAGGTTCTTCTGCCAACTCAAAATGCTATTCGTAATTTAGTATCAGCTCGACTAGCAGCAGATGTAATGGGTGTACCGACTGTACTAATTGCACGTACTGATGCAGATGCTGCAGATATGGTTACAAGTGACATTGACCCACGTGATGCAGATTTCTTAACGGGCGAAAGAACACCTGAGGGATTCTTCAAAACAAAACCAGGAATCGACCAAGCAATCGCACGGGGCTTAGCGTATGCACCATATGCGGATCTTATATGGTGTGAAACGTCTCATCCAAGTTTAGAGGAAGCAAAACAGTTTTCTGACGCTATTCATGCAGAATATCCAGGTAAATTGCTAGCTTACAATTGTTCACCATCATTCAACTGGGAAGCAAACTTAGACCAAGAAACAATTGCAAAATATCAAGTAGAGTTAGGGAAGATGGGGTACAAATTCCAATTCGTAACACTAGCTGGATTCCACGCATTAAACCATAGCATGTTTGAGCTAGCACATGAATATAAAACAAATGGTATGGCTGCTTACTCTAAGCTTCAACAAGCAGAATTCGCAAACGAAGCAAAAGGATACACCGCGACTAAACATCAGCGTGAAGTAGGAACTGGATACTTCGATGAAATTTCACAAATAGTTTCTGGAGGAAATTCTTCTACCACAGCGATGAAAGGCTCTACAGAGGTAGCACAATTTGCTTAA
- a CDS encoding MerR family transcriptional regulator: MVWSDLIGKEKLKIGELAEKTGITKRTIDYYTTLGLLKAERSPSNYRYYSCEAIDRLRIIEDKKSAGMSLEDIKHELEKDSVEEIDIHEIRLHMKYLEKEVSHLIEQINNKEENTQHTIKQKVSSESVALMQSLLLLIT, from the coding sequence ATGGTTTGGAGTGATTTAATTGGGAAAGAGAAATTAAAAATTGGTGAATTAGCTGAGAAAACTGGTATAACTAAACGTACAATTGATTACTATACAACTCTTGGGTTATTAAAAGCTGAACGTTCTCCTTCAAATTATCGATACTATTCTTGCGAAGCCATTGATAGATTAAGAATCATCGAAGACAAGAAGTCGGCTGGTATGTCCTTAGAAGACATTAAACATGAGTTAGAAAAAGACTCGGTAGAAGAAATAGATATACATGAAATTCGATTACACATGAAATATTTAGAAAAAGAAGTTTCACACCTGATAGAGCAAATCAATAACAAAGAAGAAAACACACAACACACGATTAAACAAAAGGTCTCTTCAGAAAGCGTTGCTTTAATGCAATCACTACTATTACTTATCACTTAG
- a CDS encoding homoserine dehydrogenase, which yields MATIKAAILGFGTVGQGIYHIVNEKREDLKKSLGLDLEISAILVNNVGKERIATPGVLVTDNFEDIINIPGLQVVFEAIVNEEPAYNYLCRAIDKGCHVITANKVMFSKYSIPLHERAKSRGVFIGYEATTAGGVPVIKTLKNLLQVNSVKRIQGILNGTSNYILTQMRQDECQFDDALKEAQDLGYAEADPYNDVSGQDAFRKLMILSALAFKKQPNWNDVRVVGIDEISLEDVRKAKEQGLRYRHVAEIEQDENGELYASVGPQLVGPDHPLYSIEGVNNAVALDTNYIGTLTLVGPGAGMYPTASVMVEDYAEIIGKRAGFFITI from the coding sequence ATGGCGACTATAAAAGCAGCAATCCTAGGTTTCGGAACAGTCGGGCAAGGGATTTACCACATTGTAAATGAAAAAAGAGAAGATCTTAAAAAGTCTTTAGGATTAGACTTAGAAATTAGTGCTATTCTCGTAAACAACGTTGGAAAAGAAAGAATAGCTACACCGGGTGTCTTAGTTACTGATAACTTCGAGGATATTATCAATATTCCTGGGCTCCAAGTAGTATTCGAGGCAATTGTAAATGAGGAACCGGCATATAACTACTTATGTAGAGCGATTGATAAAGGCTGTCACGTAATAACGGCAAATAAAGTAATGTTTTCCAAATATAGTATCCCATTGCATGAGCGTGCAAAGTCTCGTGGAGTATTTATCGGATACGAAGCAACAACAGCAGGCGGAGTTCCAGTTATTAAAACGTTGAAAAATTTACTACAAGTAAACTCAGTAAAAAGAATTCAAGGGATCTTAAATGGTACGTCGAATTATATTTTGACACAAATGAGACAGGATGAATGTCAATTTGATGATGCATTAAAAGAGGCGCAGGACCTTGGCTATGCAGAAGCAGATCCATATAACGACGTGTCCGGGCAAGACGCATTCCGTAAACTGATGATTTTAAGTGCCCTAGCATTTAAAAAACAGCCTAATTGGAACGATGTTCGCGTAGTGGGTATTGATGAAATCTCATTAGAGGATGTTCGTAAAGCGAAGGAACAAGGATTACGTTACCGGCATGTGGCAGAAATTGAGCAAGACGAAAACGGAGAACTATACGCTTCCGTTGGACCACAACTAGTAGGACCAGATCATCCTTTATACTCAATCGAAGGAGTAAACAACGCAGTTGCTCTAGATACAAATTATATTGGAACATTAACATTAGTCGGTCCTGGAGCTGGAATGTATCCAACGGCAAGTGTGATGGTAGAGGATTATGCAGAAATAATTGGGAAACGAGCAGGATTCTTTATTACAATATAG
- a CDS encoding glycerol-3-phosphate acyltransferase — protein MVISLICILVISYLIGSIHGSKIAQYLSGVNIKKEGLKNSGASNAAIVLGAKYGILVAIIDILKGVIVVIAVRFWMVEYADFSLAEQDVLLYSASAAVILGHNFPLYTKFKGGKGTATLIGVLLALSWPLGLIGLILLIGTTFITDYLLIGVFVFYFVFIGASIWFAEGIGPMAIAGFLFLMAVVLHIENFRRLMRREEMKISTFLRRKKPSV, from the coding sequence ATGGTCATTTCATTGATTTGTATCCTCGTTATTAGTTATCTGATTGGATCCATTCATGGTTCTAAAATAGCGCAATATCTTAGCGGCGTAAATATTAAAAAAGAAGGTTTAAAGAACTCTGGTGCTTCAAACGCCGCTATTGTTCTCGGCGCAAAATATGGTATTTTAGTTGCAATTATTGATATTTTAAAAGGAGTAATCGTCGTAATTGCGGTCCGATTCTGGATGGTTGAGTACGCAGACTTTTCGTTAGCTGAACAGGATGTACTGCTATATAGTGCAAGTGCTGCTGTAATACTCGGTCATAATTTCCCTCTTTATACTAAGTTTAAAGGCGGAAAAGGGACCGCAACCCTTATCGGAGTGCTACTTGCTCTTAGCTGGCCGCTTGGTTTAATCGGACTTATATTATTAATCGGCACTACATTTATAACGGACTATTTATTAATTGGTGTATTTGTTTTTTACTTTGTTTTTATCGGTGCCTCTATTTGGTTTGCGGAAGGAATTGGACCAATGGCTATTGCTGGTTTTCTATTTTTGATGGCAGTTGTTTTACATATCGAAAATTTCCGTCGTTTAATGCGAAGAGAGGAAATGAAAATCTCCACTTTTTTACGTAGGAAAAAACCATCTGTATGA
- a CDS encoding YybH family protein, which yields MEILHKYIKATNTHDFEEVRKILHPEAMYFFSNKTCINHQEIQSYFENAWTYISDENYEAREVKWLFKGDSSASCIYTYFYEGYINGAYTSGEGRATNVFVKIHDEWLLIHEHLSAPPKARRSTEQ from the coding sequence ATGGAAATATTGCATAAGTATATTAAAGCAACGAACACACATGACTTTGAAGAAGTCCGAAAAATTTTGCACCCTGAGGCTATGTATTTTTTCTCAAATAAAACTTGTATTAATCACCAAGAAATACAGTCATATTTTGAGAATGCTTGGACTTATATAAGTGATGAGAATTATGAAGCACGAGAAGTTAAATGGCTTTTCAAAGGTGATTCATCTGCTTCATGTATCTATACTTATTTTTACGAGGGTTATATTAACGGAGCTTACACCAGTGGTGAAGGAAGAGCTACCAATGTATTTGTGAAAATTCACGATGAATGGCTATTAATACATGAACATTTAAGCGCGCCTCCTAAAGCTAGACGGTCTACAGAACAGTAG
- a CDS encoding DUF4652 domain-containing protein: protein MNEVKQQLLTKMGDTSERVKRIQQQVNLKKTKKPKENKERWAYYGIFVTFIGLLTFSGYFLPSKLTNENGQITEPELVVPTEDDTENEMFLEKGDYYDELKQYFPPHGAEAVYLGGFENGGSTTQTYWLDDHYVQQVISNDGGSVERVYRLDRNQTEIVYEEMVDDVSGRLQWSSEELNKLPQGELFLEAPLEIGDEYGDWTVVNTSGQVTTAYGEFENVLILESIKEDYRMRRYYVPGFGEVKWEYDFLDEKSGKYESMINTDLTTFTLTEEEVITPAHFDVKNESNYELTFHSPWIPSPNGKQQVTIEGIYAQAGEEGEDILVIENLETDESTIFKLKDNEHGQYTPKKVEWIDEDRMFVIIGNAYGMVTMGGKLYVLNIKDNIVSPIITDLPPKEEIMTVKVNQDGTFTYEKHVYDTDAMEQSESHVEEGTLPIPEFK, encoded by the coding sequence ATGAATGAAGTTAAACAACAGTTGCTAACCAAAATGGGAGATACATCAGAACGTGTAAAACGGATTCAACAGCAAGTGAACTTAAAAAAAACAAAAAAACCTAAAGAAAATAAGGAACGATGGGCGTACTATGGAATATTCGTAACATTTATAGGGTTACTCACATTTAGCGGATATTTTTTACCTTCCAAGTTAACAAATGAAAATGGTCAAATAACCGAACCAGAGTTAGTCGTTCCTACTGAAGATGATACAGAAAATGAAATGTTCTTAGAAAAAGGGGATTATTACGACGAACTAAAACAATATTTTCCTCCTCATGGTGCGGAGGCAGTATATTTAGGTGGCTTCGAAAATGGTGGAAGTACTACTCAAACGTATTGGTTGGATGATCATTATGTTCAACAGGTTATTAGTAATGATGGTGGGAGTGTAGAACGTGTTTATCGATTAGACAGAAATCAGACCGAAATTGTATATGAAGAGATGGTGGATGATGTATCAGGGCGATTGCAATGGTCAAGTGAGGAATTGAACAAACTTCCCCAAGGAGAGCTTTTTTTAGAAGCTCCTTTGGAAATAGGAGATGAGTATGGTGATTGGACTGTTGTGAATACTTCAGGACAGGTGACCACGGCTTATGGTGAATTTGAAAATGTATTAATACTCGAAAGCATAAAGGAAGACTATCGAATGAGAAGGTATTATGTCCCAGGTTTTGGTGAGGTGAAATGGGAATATGATTTTCTGGATGAGAAAAGCGGTAAATATGAATCGATGATTAACACGGACTTAACTACTTTCACTTTAACGGAAGAAGAGGTAATAACTCCTGCTCATTTCGATGTGAAAAATGAAAGTAATTATGAACTTACTTTTCATTCTCCTTGGATACCTTCACCAAATGGTAAACAGCAAGTAACAATTGAAGGAATATATGCACAGGCAGGGGAAGAGGGAGAAGATATATTAGTTATAGAAAACTTGGAAACGGATGAATCTACTATTTTTAAATTGAAAGATAATGAGCACGGTCAATATACTCCTAAGAAAGTAGAGTGGATTGATGAAGACAGAATGTTCGTCATCATAGGAAATGCATATGGGATGGTAACAATGGGGGGGAAATTATATGTGCTAAATATTAAAGATAATATTGTTAGTCCAATAATTACGGACCTACCGCCAAAAGAGGAGATTATGACTGTTAAAGTCAATCAAGATGGTACATTCACTTATGAGAAACATGTGTACGACACAGATGCTATGGAACAAAGCGAAAGCCATGTGGAGGAAGGGACACTTCCTATTCCTGAATTTAAATAG
- a CDS encoding O-acetylhomoserine aminocarboxypropyltransferase/cysteine synthase family protein, whose protein sequence is MTNLQKETLLLHGGQQPDPVTGSRAVPIHKTTSFVFKNTEHAQNLFALAESGNIYSRITNPTVDVFEQRIALLEGGTAAVALSSGMAAIAFSILNIAGAGDEIIAAENLYGGTFNLFAHTLPRYGITVKFVDSTDPENFRAAVTDKTKAFFAEIIGNPSLNVLDVENVAAIANEVGVPLLVDSTFATPYGSNPIKHGAHVVIHSATKWIGGHGTTIGGVVVDGGNFNWDSEKFPGFTQPDVTYHGLRYGIDVPSVAFAVKLRVQLLRDFGPTLSPEAAFSFLQGLETLHLRVPKHNENAQKIADYLENNEEVTWVNYLGLESHPSHELAKKYLQNGFGSILTFGVKGGKEAGRNIIDNIEIWSHVANVGDAKSLIIHPASTTHQQLTPEDLVKSGVTEDLIRLSVGLEAVEDLQAALDKVLVGKTNVLSR, encoded by the coding sequence ATGACAAATCTTCAAAAAGAAACACTACTTTTACACGGTGGCCAACAACCAGATCCAGTGACAGGCTCACGAGCAGTACCTATTCACAAGACAACATCCTTCGTATTCAAAAATACAGAGCATGCGCAAAATCTATTTGCTCTTGCGGAATCAGGTAATATCTATTCTCGTATTACGAATCCAACTGTAGATGTGTTTGAACAACGAATTGCATTATTAGAAGGGGGTACAGCAGCAGTTGCACTTTCTTCTGGAATGGCTGCTATCGCATTTTCTATTCTAAATATTGCAGGAGCAGGGGACGAAATTATTGCCGCTGAAAATTTATACGGTGGTACATTTAATTTATTTGCCCATACATTGCCGAGGTATGGAATTACAGTTAAGTTTGTAGATTCAACGGATCCAGAAAATTTCCGAGCAGCAGTTACGGATAAAACAAAAGCATTTTTTGCTGAAATCATCGGGAACCCAAGCTTAAATGTATTAGATGTAGAAAACGTTGCAGCCATTGCCAACGAAGTAGGTGTTCCATTATTGGTTGATAGCACATTTGCTACTCCTTATGGATCAAATCCGATTAAACACGGTGCACACGTAGTAATTCACTCGGCAACTAAGTGGATTGGCGGTCATGGTACAACTATCGGTGGAGTAGTGGTAGATGGAGGGAATTTTAACTGGGATTCAGAGAAATTCCCTGGATTCACTCAGCCGGATGTGACCTATCATGGTTTAAGATATGGAATAGATGTTCCGAGTGTAGCATTCGCAGTGAAATTACGCGTTCAATTGCTTCGTGATTTTGGTCCAACTTTAAGTCCTGAAGCAGCTTTCTCCTTTCTACAAGGATTAGAAACACTTCACCTACGTGTACCAAAGCACAATGAAAATGCCCAGAAAATTGCTGATTACTTAGAAAATAACGAAGAAGTGACTTGGGTTAACTACTTAGGTTTAGAAAGTCATCCTTCACATGAGCTTGCAAAAAAATACTTACAGAACGGTTTTGGCTCCATCTTAACTTTTGGAGTAAAAGGAGGTAAAGAAGCAGGACGTAATATTATCGACAATATTGAAATTTGGTCTCATGTAGCTAATGTTGGGGATGCCAAATCACTAATAATCCACCCTGCATCTACAACACATCAGCAGTTAACTCCAGAGGACTTGGTTAAATCAGGAGTTACAGAAGATTTAATCCGCTTGTCAGTTGGACTAGAGGCGGTCGAAGATTTACAGGCTGCACTTGATAAAGTACTCGTAGGAAAAACAAATGTCCTCTCTAGATAG
- a CDS encoding excisionase family DNA-binding protein, with protein sequence MYMTVEETANYLSMPIDQVKRYISEKKIRAIFDGEEYYVNSAQFETHLQQLEDLKRQIDEWRNTPIPDDIDVKDED encoded by the coding sequence ATGTATATGACAGTAGAAGAAACTGCGAATTATTTATCAATGCCTATTGATCAGGTAAAACGATATATATCAGAGAAGAAGATCCGTGCCATTTTCGATGGAGAAGAGTATTACGTAAATAGCGCTCAATTTGAAACGCACTTACAGCAGCTTGAGGACTTGAAACGGCAAATCGACGAATGGCGAAATACTCCAATCCCAGATGATATTGATGTTAAAGACGAAGATTAA
- a CDS encoding sigma-70 family RNA polymerase sigma factor, whose amino-acid sequence MNRFMEEQQFQQVMKEYTDYLLRLAYLYIKDWSAAEDIVQDVFLTYYQKFEQFGERASLKTYLAKITINKCKDYLKSWRYRKQVLTNNFFNPSKKGRDRIIEEDEKLELADAVLRLPVKYREVIIYYYFEELSVLEISQLLSIPDNTIKTRLRKARSLLKIQLKENDWEVLIHE is encoded by the coding sequence ATGAATCGTTTTATGGAAGAGCAGCAATTTCAACAGGTTATGAAAGAATATACCGATTATTTGTTAAGGCTTGCCTATTTGTATATAAAAGATTGGTCGGCTGCTGAGGATATAGTACAGGATGTGTTTTTAACCTATTATCAAAAATTTGAGCAGTTTGGAGAACGTGCCTCATTGAAAACCTATTTAGCAAAAATAACAATCAATAAATGTAAGGATTACTTAAAAAGTTGGCGATATCGTAAGCAAGTGTTGACGAATAACTTTTTTAATCCTTCAAAAAAGGGCAGAGACCGAATCATAGAAGAAGATGAAAAGTTAGAACTTGCAGATGCAGTGTTACGGCTACCGGTAAAGTATCGAGAAGTCATTATCTATTACTATTTTGAAGAATTATCCGTGTTAGAGATTTCTCAACTGCTGTCAATCCCAGACAATACCATAAAGACAAGGCTAAGAAAAGCGCGATCACTTTTAAAGATTCAATTGAAAGAGAACGATTGGGAGGTGCTAATCCATGAATGA